A stretch of Spodoptera frugiperda isolate SF20-4 chromosome 6, AGI-APGP_CSIRO_Sfru_2.0, whole genome shotgun sequence DNA encodes these proteins:
- the LOC118267755 gene encoding uncharacterized protein LOC118267755 isoform X1: MAEHRSVCSGVEQIGTVLLMVTKLTLLVLLVQLQQAINIPLRQLRELKPGAEIPMLTPQHNAPLTVPHVVIHTATREKKSPNIISIPIQQILVPKFHIIPLHHAPPQSNVHHSAVHTDVKHIITHDNVKIPIISQTVSHSTANITHPSSASVIPILIPIHHNLVPVQDLSVIPLQKTVHKEQKLERYTVMEKKEEKENEEVNRFRTFYGGYGTGLFFGGQGAGHGFHIFG; encoded by the exons ATGGCTGAACACAGATCAGTGTGCTCGGGAGTGGAACAAATTGGGACAGTGCTTCTG ATGGTGACAAAACTGACACTGCTTGTGTTACTAGTTCAGCTGCAACAAGCGATCAACATCCCGCTGCGCCAGTTGAGAGAACTGAAGCCTGGCGCGGAGATACCGATGCTGACGCCGCAGCACAACGCGCCGCTCACAGTACCACACGTCGTCATCCACACAGCCACCAGGGAGAAGAAGAGCCCCAACATCATCTCCATACCGATACAACAGATTCTCGTGCCCAAGTTTCATATAATTCCCCTCCACCATGCTCCCCCACAATCAAACGTCCACCACAGCGCCGTGCACACAGACGTCAAGCATATAATCACACACGACAATGTGAAGATACCAATAATCTCCCAAACTGTGTCCCACAGCACTGCGAACATCACACACCCGTCGTCAGCGTCAGTGATACCGATCCTGATACCAATACATCACAACCTGGTGCCAGTGCAGGATCTCTCCGTGATACCCTTACAGAAGACAGTGCATAAGGAGCAGAAGTTAGAGAGGTACACAGTCATggagaagaaagaagaaaaggAGAATGAAGAAGTGAATAGATTCAGGACGTTCTACGGAGGGTACGGCACCGGTCTGTTCTTCGGGGGCCAGGGAGCCGGCCACGGGTTCCACATATTTGGGTAG
- the LOC118267755 gene encoding uncharacterized protein LOC118267755 isoform X2, whose amino-acid sequence MVTKLTLLVLLVQLQQAINIPLRQLRELKPGAEIPMLTPQHNAPLTVPHVVIHTATREKKSPNIISIPIQQILVPKFHIIPLHHAPPQSNVHHSAVHTDVKHIITHDNVKIPIISQTVSHSTANITHPSSASVIPILIPIHHNLVPVQDLSVIPLQKTVHKEQKLERYTVMEKKEEKENEEVNRFRTFYGGYGTGLFFGGQGAGHGFHIFG is encoded by the coding sequence ATGGTGACAAAACTGACACTGCTTGTGTTACTAGTTCAGCTGCAACAAGCGATCAACATCCCGCTGCGCCAGTTGAGAGAACTGAAGCCTGGCGCGGAGATACCGATGCTGACGCCGCAGCACAACGCGCCGCTCACAGTACCACACGTCGTCATCCACACAGCCACCAGGGAGAAGAAGAGCCCCAACATCATCTCCATACCGATACAACAGATTCTCGTGCCCAAGTTTCATATAATTCCCCTCCACCATGCTCCCCCACAATCAAACGTCCACCACAGCGCCGTGCACACAGACGTCAAGCATATAATCACACACGACAATGTGAAGATACCAATAATCTCCCAAACTGTGTCCCACAGCACTGCGAACATCACACACCCGTCGTCAGCGTCAGTGATACCGATCCTGATACCAATACATCACAACCTGGTGCCAGTGCAGGATCTCTCCGTGATACCCTTACAGAAGACAGTGCATAAGGAGCAGAAGTTAGAGAGGTACACAGTCATggagaagaaagaagaaaaggAGAATGAAGAAGTGAATAGATTCAGGACGTTCTACGGAGGGTACGGCACCGGTCTGTTCTTCGGGGGCCAGGGAGCCGGCCACGGGTTCCACATATTTGGGTAG